From Vitis vinifera cultivar Pinot Noir 40024 chromosome 14, ASM3070453v1, a single genomic window includes:
- the LOC100247456 gene encoding AAA-ATPase ASD, mitochondrial-like translates to MMMMMGEMWAKPGSLVAGAMFLWVMFQQCMPHQFRSYIEKYSQKLVSFVYPYIQITFQEYSENRYRRSEAYVAIENYLSVDASTRAKRLKADVIKDSQSLVLSMDEREEVREEFKGVKLWWASDKTPPKMQTFSFAPAADEKRYYKLTFHKNHREMIVGSYLNHVMKEGKAIEVRNRQRKLFTNNSRDTWYGYKKAVWSHVAFEHPARFETLAMEPKKKEEIINDLTIFSRRKEYYSKIGKAWKRGYLLYGPPGTGKSTMIAAMANLLDYDLYDLELTSVKDNTELRKLLIDTRSKSIIVIEDIDCSLDLTGQRKKKKEKEEDEESKDNSITKKGKEDESKVTLSGLLNVIDGLWSTCGEERLIVFTTNYVEKLDPALIRRGRMDKHIELSYCCFDAFKVLAKNYLDLDSHHLFASIRRLMEETNMTPADVAEYLMPKTITDDPGTCLENLILALGTAKGEARVKAEKEAKEKEEEEKRVKAEKEAKEKEATAGEVKEKEMSDERVTENGVAAVKENGVVF, encoded by the coding sequence atgatgatgatgatggggGAGATGTGGGCTAAACCAGGCTCACTAGTTGCTGGTGCGATGTTTCTCTGGGTCATGTTTCAGCAATGCATGCCTCATCAGTTCCGGTCCTATATTGAAAAATACAGCCAAAAATTGGTGAGCTTTGTGTACCCTTACATTCAAATCACTTTTCAGGAGTACTCTGAAAATCGCTACAGGCGCAGTGAAGCCTATGTTGCCATTGAGAACTACCTCAGCGTCGATGCATCTACCCGAGCCAAGCGGCTGAAAGCAGACGTCATCAAAGACAGCCAATCTCTAGTTCTCAGCATGGATGAGCGAGAAGAAGTCAGAGAGGAATTCAAGGGGGTCAAGCTTTGGTGGGCTTCCGATAAAACCCCCCCTAAAATGCAGACCTTTTCTTTTGCTCCTGCTGCTGATGAGAAGAGGTACTACAAGCTCACTTTCCATAAAAACCACCGGGAAATGATCGTGGGGTCGTATTTGAATCATGTAATGAAGGAGGGGAAGGCAATTGAAGTCAGAAATCGGCAGCGAAAGCTCTTCACTAACAATTCAAGAGATACGTGGTATGGGTACAAAAAGGCGGTATGGAGTCATGTAGCCTTTGAGCACCCAGCCAGATTTGAGACTCTAGCAATGGAGCCAAAGAAGAAGGAGGAGATTATTAATGATCTCACAATCTTCAGTAGGAGGAAAGAGTATTATTCAAAAATTGGGAAGGCTTGGAAGCGAGGGTATCTCCTTTATGGCCCCCCAGGAACCGGCAAATCAACCATGATTGCTGCCATGGCAAATCTTTTAGATTATGACCTCTATGATCTCGAACTCACTTCAGTCAAGGACAACACGGAGCTGCGAAAACTATTGATCGACACAAGGAGTAAATCCATCATTGTGATAGAGGACATCGACTGTTCGCTTGACCTCACAGGCCAACgcaagaagaagaaggaaaaggaagaggACGAAGAGTCCAAGGATAATTCAATTACTAAGAAGGGGAAAGAAGATGAAAGCAAGGTTACTCTATCCGGGCTTCTGAATGTTATTGATGGGCTGTGGTCAACTTGTGGGGAAGAGAGGCTGATAGTTTTCACCACCAATTATGTGGAAAAACTTGATCCTGCTCTCATTAGGAGAGGGAGGATGGATAAGCACATAGAATTATCCTACTGTTGCTTTGATGCATTCAAGGTGCTGGCTAAGAATTACTTGGATCTTGACTCCCACCATTTGTTTGCAAGCATCCGCAGATTGATGGAGGAAACCAATATGACTCCTGCTGATGTTGCAGAATATTTGATGCCCAAGACCATCACTGATGATCCTGGGACTTGTTTGGAGAATTTGATTCTGGCCCTTGGGACCGCCAAGGGAGAAGCGAGGGTGAAGGCCGAGAAGGAAGCTAAAGAgaaggaagaggaagaaaagaGGGTAAAGGCCGAGAAAGAAGCTAAGGAGAAGGAAGCAACTGCTGGAGAagtgaaagagaaggaaatgtCAGATGAAAGAGTGACAGAGAATGGAGTGGCAGCAGTGAAAGAAAATGGAGTGGTCTTCTAG
- the LOC100242321 gene encoding thaumatin-like protein: MGLLVSFAAWFLFLIWHFMSPENAAAQPVSLYISNKCPFPIWPATAPNAGHPVIADGGFSLPSGQTRRIYAPPTWSGRLWARTGCKFNSNWQPACQTGDCDGRFACNGTIGLPPATLVQISLQPDKSKPSFYDVSLVDGYNLPVSVTTKPRASKCSIGGCLTNMNSLCPQELQVLSNNMEVVACKSACLAFNLDMFCCRNEYGTPEKCKPSVYSKMFKGACPSYYSYAFDTPAPLVNCPSKEYIITFCPSNWGDEHMGI; this comes from the exons ATGGGGTTGCTGGTTTCTTTTGCTGCTTGGTTTCTTTTCCTCATATGGCATTTCATGTCTCCTG AAAATGCAGCAGCACAACCGGTTTCCTTGTATATAAGCAACAAATGCCCCTTTCCAATATGGCCTGCAACTGCCCCAAACGCAGGCCATCCAGTGATAGCGGATGGTGGCTTCAGCCTTCCTTCAGGCCAGACCCGACGCATCTATGCCCCACCAACATGGAGTGGCCGGCTTTGGGCCAGAACTGGCTGCAAATTCAACTCCAATTGGCAACCAGCCTGCCAAACTGGTGACTGTGATGGTCGCTTTGCATGCAATGGAACTATAGGCCTTCCCCCAGCTACACTGGTTCAAATTTCGCTGCAGCCAGACAAGAGCAAGCCAAGCTTTTATGATGTAAGCTTGGTTGATGGCTACAATCTCCCTGTTTCGGTCACAACAAAGCCTAGGGCATCAAAATGTTCCATTGGAGGCTGCTTGACAAATATGAACAGCTTGTGCCCACAAGAGCTTCAAGTCTTGAGCAACAATATGGAAGTAGTGGCCTGCAAGAGTGCTTGCTTGGCTTTCAATTTGGACATGTTCTGTTGCAGGAATGAGTATGGGACCCCAGAGAAGTGCAAACCAAGCGTCTACTCCAAAATGTTTAAGGGAGCTTGTCCCTCGTACTATAGTTATGCTTTTGATACACCAGCACCATTGGTAAACTGTCCGTCCAAAGAGTATATCATAACCTTCTGTCCGTCCAACTGGGGAGATGAGCATATGGGCATATAG